In Beutenbergia cavernae DSM 12333, the DNA window GGGCCGGAGGGTTCGGGAGCGACGCGTTCGAGAGGTCCCGCACGGTGCCGGCGTCGACGACGACGAGCGCCGACGTCGTCAGGGCTGCCGTGACCTGGGCCTCGAGGCCGACCGGCGTGGGAGCGCGCCGCAACGACGTCCCCTGCACGGCACCGTCGGAGTCCGCGAGGGCGATCGCCGCGCCGGGCCCGATCGACGTCGCGGGCACCTCGGCCTCGCTGACGGCGTTGCCCAGCGTGCCGAGCCGGGCGCCGTACCCGGTCTCCTCGGCGGCGGCGACGTAGTCCGGCCACCCGGGGACCGCCCCGGCGACCGGTTCGGCGAGCGTGCGGCACCGCCCGGACTCGTCGGCGGCACGAGCACCGGACGAGACGGCGAGCCAGCCGTCGGCGGGGCACGTGGCCGTCCGGATGCTGCGGACCACCGCCGACCCCAGCGACGCGCGCTGCGCGAGATCCCACAGCGCGGGGGTCTCCGGGCTGACGTCGCTCCATGACAGGCCGCCCACCCCCACCAGCACGACCTGCTCGCCAGGCTGCCCGGCCGTCTCCGCCCGCGCCGGGGAGGCGCTCGCGAACACGGTGAGCGAGGCAGCGAGCACCGTCACGAGTGCCGCGAGCAGGGCGACGACGGCGCCCCGTCGGGCGGTCGCGGCAGGTCGCGCAGGGCTGGTCGGCGGCACCGGTCCAGGGTAGGGGAGCACTAGTGTCGGAAGCCGGACGGGGCGCGTGGGCCCTGGTCGGGAGACGAGGAGAAGCTGTGCAGGACGCCGCTGCGGGGTCGATCGCCGGCTCTGGCCGGCCGCGGTACGCCTACCTCGGGCCGCCCGGGACGTTCACTGAGGCGGCGCTGCACCAGGTGGCGTCGCCGGACACCGCCGACTTCCTGCCTCGCGGCGACGTGGTCGCCGCCGTCGACGCCGTCCGGACCGGTGACGCCGACTTCGCCGTCGTGCCGATCGAGAACTCGGTCGAGGGCGGGGTCTCCGCGACGCTCGACACGCTGGCCGCGGGCGGCGGGCTCGTCGTCGTCGGCGAGGCGCTCGTGCCGATCAGCTTCGTGCTCGCGGCGCTGCCAGGGACGCGACTGTCCGACGTCCGCCGCATCTCCACGCACCCGCACGCGTGGGCGCAGTGCCGACGCTCGGTGGCGGCCCTCACGCCGGGCGCGGTGCACGTGCCGGCGACCTCCACGGCCGCGGCGGCGGCGCGGCTCGCCGAGGTCGCGGCCGAGCGGGCGGGCGTGCACGAGGCGGCGGAGGCGCTGGGCTTCGACGCCGTCCTCGTGGCGCCGCACTCGGCGCGGTCGTACGGGCTGGAGGTGCTCGCCGCCGACGTCGGGGACAACCCGTCGGCGGTGACGCGCTTCGTCGTCGTCGGCCGCCCGGGGCGCATCCCGCCGCGGACCGGCGCCGACAAGACCACGCTCATGGTGCAGCTCCCGGACAACGAGGCCGGTGCGCTCCTCACGATGCTCGAGCAGTTCGCGACGCGCGGCGTGAACCTGTCGCGGATCGAGTCCCGCCCGATCGGCGACGAGCTCGGCCGGTACGCGTTCTCGATCGACGCCGAGGGGCACCTCGAGGACGAGCGGGTGGCGGCGACGCTCATGGGGCTGCACCGCGTCTGTCCCCTCGTGCTGTTCCTCGGGTCCTACCCGCGGGCCGACGGCGCGCGCACCCAGGTGCACCGCGGGACCTCCGACGCGGAGTTCGCCGCGGCGCGCGGCTGGGTCGAGGGTCTGCGCGGCGACGGCGCCCCCGCCTGACCCCCAGTAACCCCCTTCGCGAGAGGAAGTCTGCGCCACCGCGAGAGGAAGTCTGCGCGACCGCGAGAGGATCACTGCGATCCTCTCGCGGTGGCGCAGACTTCCTCTCGCGAACGGTGGGGCAGCCTCAGCCGCGGACGCGGACCCTGAGCCCGCCGGGCTGCACGCGGGTCCGGACGCCGATCGCCTCGCCCAGCAGATCGCCGTCGACCTGCACCTGCTCGGCCTGGTCCATGCGCACCTCGATGTCGGCGCCGCGGAAGAAGTCGATGCGCCCCGGGCTCGCCGCGAGCTGCCCGCGCACCCCGACCCCCTGCAGCACCACCTTCCCGAACAGCGACGCCCAGCCGATGAGTCCGCCGCGGGTGTCGATCGCGGCGACGTCGAGAAGCCCGTCGTCGATCTCCGCATCCGGGAGGAGCACGATCCCGCCGGGCAGGCGCCCGCAGTTCGCGAACAGCAGCGACCGCAGCTTCAGCTGGCGCGGCTCGGCGTCGCCGATCCTCATCTCCAACCGGATCTTGCGCCCGTGCAGGTGCCGGACCCCCGCCAGGAAGTAGGCCATCCAGCCCATCCGGGCCTTGAGGTCGTCGTCGGCCCCGGCCACCATCGCGGCGTCGAACCCGATCCCCGCCATGACGAGGAACAGGTGCTCCTCGCGGTCCGTGAGCACGTCGGGAGCGTCGGCGTCGTCGTCCTCCTCGTCCGGCGTCCGCAGCCGCACGGGCGTCAGCCAACCGAGGTCCACCGGCACGTCGCGCCCGGCCAGCGCCGTGCGGATGAGCGCGTCGGCGCCGTCGACGGGCAGGTCCAGGTTCCGGGCCAGCAGGTTCCCCGTCCCGGAGGGGAGCAGCCCCATGGGCGTGCCGGTCCCCGCGAGCGCCGTCGCGACGGCGCGGACGGTTCCGTCGCCGCCGGCCGCGACGACGACCGACGCTCCGGCGTCGAGCGCCGCCCGCGCCTGCCCGACACCCGGGTCCTCGACGGTGGTGCGGTACAGCAACGGCTCCGGCATGCCGAGCTCCGCGCTGATGGTGCGCGCCGCGTGCTCGATGCGCGCCGGGTCGTCGACCTTGACCGGGTTGATGACGAACGCCGCCGGCCCGATGTCGGCGCGCGGGTTCTCGGCCCGTGGCGCCGGACCCGGGGCGTCGCCGGCGGCGCGCAGGCGGCGCAGCGCGAGCACCCCGACGACGATCGCGGCGAGGGCCAGCACGATCGCCGCGAGCGCGACGATCTGCTCCCAGGCCATGAGCACAACGTAGGCGAAAGGACACGACGGGGCCCGATACGCTCGGGCGGGTGATCGACCTCAAGGCTCTGCGCGAGAATCCCGACGTCGGCCGGGCCAGCCAGCGCTCTCGCGGCGAGGATCCCGAGCTCGTGGACCGGCTGCTCGACGCCGACGCCCGGCACCGTGCGTTGCTCACCTCGTTCGAGCAGCAGCGCGCGGAGCAGAAGGAGCTCTCGCGCGCCGTCGGGAAGGCCGCCCCGCAGGATCGCCCGGCCGTCCTGGCGCACGCGAAGTCGCGCGCGGAGCAGGTGAAGTCCGCGGAGGCCGACGCCGACCGGGCCAGGGCGGAGCTCGACGCGCTGCTCTCCCGGATGCCGAACATCGTGGCCGACGGCGTCCCACCGGGCGGCGAGGACGACTACGTGGTGCTGCGGCACGAGGGCACCCCGCGCGACTTCGCCGCGGAGGGCTTCACGCCGCGGGACCATCTCGAGCTGGGCGAACGGCTCCGCGCGATCGACACGGAGCGCGGCGCGAAGGTCTCGGGGGCGCGGTTCTTCTACCTCACCGGTCTCGGCGCCCGGCTCGAGCTCGCGCTCCTCAACGCGGCGATCGACAAGGCGCTCACGGCAGGTTTCACGCCGGTCATCACGCCGACGCTCGTGAAGCCGGAGATCATGGCCGGCACGGGGTTCCTCGGTGCGCACGCCGAGGAGGTGTACCGGATCGAGAAGGACGACCTGTATCTCGTGGGGACGAGCGAGGTGGCGCTCGCCGGCTATCACGCGAACGAGATCGTCGACCTCTCCGACGGCCCGCTGCGCTACGCCGGCTGGAGCGCGTGCTACCGGCGCGAGGCCGGCTCGCACGGGAAGGACACGCGCGGCATCATCCGCGTGCACCAGTTCCACAAGGTGGAGATGTTCTCGTACGCGCGCCTCGAGGACGCCGCCGTCGAGCACGAACGGCTGCTCGCCTGGGAGGAGGAGCTGCTCCGCCTGGTCGAGCTCCCGTACCGCGTGATCGACACGGCGGCCGGCGATCTCGGCTCGAGCGCCGCGCGGAAGTTCGACTGCGAGGCGTGGCTCCCGACGCAGGAGCGCTACCTCGAGCTGACGTCGACGTCGAACTGCACGTCGTTCCAGGCGCGGCGGCTCGGCACCCGGGAGCGCCTCGAGGACGGCTCGACCCGACCCGTCGCCACGCTCAACGGGACGCTCGCCACGACCCGGTGGATCGTCACGATCCTGGAGAACCACCAGAACCCCGACGGGTCCGTGCGCGTCCCGGCCGGCCTGCAGCCGTATCTCGGCGGGCTGACGGAGCTGCGCGCCTCATGAGTGCGGAGCTCTCCGGGAAATCTGCCGACGCCGACGACGCCGCGGGTCGCCCGGTCTTCGACGCCGCCATGGTCACGTGGCCGGCGGGGCCGGACGCGCTGGTCGCCCTGGACATCGACGGCACGCTCCTCGGGCACGACGGCTCGATGAGCGTGGGCGTGCGGGACGCCGTCGCCGCGCTGCGGGAGGCGGGCACGCATCTCGTCCTCTCGACGGGCCGCTCCGTGCCGGCCGTGCTGCCGGTCGCGGAGGAGCTCGGGCTCGATCGCGGGTGGGCGGTGTGCTCGAACGGAGCCGTCACCATCACGCTCGACCCGGAGTCCGAGAAGGGGTACGAGTTCGCGGACCTCGTGACGTTCGACGCCGGGCCGGCCGTGCGGACGCTGCTCGCCGAGCAGCCGGGGGTGATCGTCGCCGTCGAGGACCTGGGCCGCGGGTTCAAGGTCTCCGCGCCGTTCCCGATGGGGGAGCTCGGCGGCGAGGTCGAGGTCGTGGACCTCGAGGAGATGCTCGCCGAGCCCGCGACGCGCGTGACGCTGCGCGCGCCGCAGCTCATGCCCGCGGACTTCGCGGACCTCGTCGACCGGGTCGGCCTGCACGGCGTCGCGTACGCCGTCGGCTGGACCGCGTGGCTCGACCTCACGCCCGACGGCGTCTCGAAGGCGAGCGCGCTCGAGCAGGTGCGAGGCTGGGCCGGCGTCGCGCCGGAGCGGACGCTCGCCGCCGGCGACGGCAACAACGACCGCGAGATGCTCCGCTGGGCGGGGCTCGGTGTGGCGATGGGCGGTGCCGACGCCGACACGGTCCTCGCCGCTGACGCGCGCACCGGGCCGGTGGAGGACGACGGCGTCGTGCCCGTCCTGCGCGCTCTCCTGCGAGCCTGACGGCGTCGCGAGCGGACGCCGGCGCCGCTACTCTCGTCGGGTCGCACCGTCGCGACGGAGGTCATCATGCCGACGACGCCGTACCCCTTCGATCTCGGGACGCACACGCGCCGCACCTCGACGTCGTCGCCGGAGGCGGCCCAGTGGTTCGACCGCGGCCTGGTCTGGAGCTACGCCTTCCACCACGAGGAGGCGGTGCGCTGCTTCGAGAGGGCGCTCCGAGCGGATCCGCGGTTCGCCCTCGCGCACTGGGGCATCGCGTACGCGATCGGCCCCAACTACAACCTCGCGTTCGACCTCTACCCGCCCGAGGACCTGCCCGGCATGCTCGCCCGGGCAGCGGCCGAGCTGGCGCGGGCGCGTGAGCTCGCCGACGGCGCGCCGGAGGTCGAACGGGCGCTCATCGAGGCCCTCAGCACCCGGTTCCCGACCGACCCGGCCGCGGACTTCGCGGCGTACAACCGGGCCTACGCGACGGCGATGGCGCGTGCGGCGGCGCTGCACCCGGACGACCTCGACGTGATCGCGCTCCACGCCGACGCGCTGCTCAACGTCACCCCGTGGAAGCTGTGGTCGGTGGCCACCGGCGAGCCGGCGGAGGGGGCGAGCACGCTCGAGGCCAAGGCGCTGCTCGAGGATGCGCTGGCGCGACCCGGCGCGATGACCCATCCCGGGCTGCTGCACCTGTACGTGCACCTCATGGAGATGTCGCCCACCCCCGAGCTGGCGCTCCCCGCCGCTGACGCCCTGCGCCACCTGGTGCCGGACGCCGGGCACCTGTTGCACATGCCGACCCACATCGACGTCCTCGTCGGCGACTACGAGAGCGTCATCGCCGGCAACACGGCAGCGATCGAGGCCGACGAGCGTTGGGTGGCCGCATCGGCGGCGTCTGGCGACGAGGCGCCCTTCTACGCGCTGTACCGCGCGCACGACCGGCACTTCCGCATCTACGGAGCGATGTTCGCTGGCCGGTTCGAGATCGCGCGGGCGACGGCGGAGGACCTGGAGGAGAGCGTCGCGCGTGAGCTGGTGCGCGATCCCGGCATGGCGGACTTCGTCGAAGGGTTCGCCGGCATGCGGCTGCACGTCCTCGTGCGCTTCGGCCGGTGGGACGAGCTGACGGCGCACCCGCTGCCCGCCGACCCTGACCTGTACTGCGTCACCACCGCCCTCACGCACTACGCGCGCGGCGTCGCCTTCGCCGCCCTCGGCCGGGTCGCCGAGGCCGAGGGCGAACGTGCGTCGTTCGTCGCCGCGTCGGCGCGCGTCCCCGAGTCGCGCTACCTCTTCAACAACACCTGCCGCGACATCCTCGCCGTCGCGTCGGCGATGCTCGACGGCGAGATCGCCTACCGCCGGGGCCACATCGAGGAGGCGTTCGCGCATCTGCGACGTGCGGTGGACCTCGACGACACGCTGCCCTACGACGAGCCGTGGGGGTGGATGCAGCCCGCCCGGCACGCCCTGGGCGCCCTGCTGCTCGAGCAGGGCCGGGTGGACGAGGCCGCCGCCGTGTACGCGGCGGACCTCGGCCTCGACGCGACGCTCGGTCGCGCGTGCCGGCACCCGCGCAACGTGTGGAGCCTGCACGGCTACCACGAGTGCCTGAGCCGCATGGCCGGGACCGACCCCGACCCCGACCGCGTCCAGGCCGCGACGGACGCCGGCCGGCAGCTCGCCCTGGCCACCGCCCGGACGGACGTCCCGATCGAGGCGTCGTGCTTCTGCCGCACCGGGACGTGAGGTGGCCCGGACCGCGACGGCGTCCTACAGCGCCGCGAGCCGCCGGTTGAGGTACCGCTGCTCCGGCACGCTCCGCGTGAGCTGGGCGGCCCGCGCATAGGACTCGCGGGCGCCGTCGAGATCGCCGGCCTCT includes these proteins:
- the pheA gene encoding prephenate dehydratase, with product MQDAAAGSIAGSGRPRYAYLGPPGTFTEAALHQVASPDTADFLPRGDVVAAVDAVRTGDADFAVVPIENSVEGGVSATLDTLAAGGGLVVVGEALVPISFVLAALPGTRLSDVRRISTHPHAWAQCRRSVAALTPGAVHVPATSTAAAAARLAEVAAERAGVHEAAEALGFDAVLVAPHSARSYGLEVLAADVGDNPSAVTRFVVVGRPGRIPPRTGADKTTLMVQLPDNEAGALLTMLEQFATRGVNLSRIESRPIGDELGRYAFSIDAEGHLEDERVAATLMGLHRVCPLVLFLGSYPRADGARTQVHRGTSDAEFAAARGWVEGLRGDGAPA
- a CDS encoding diacylglycerol/lipid kinase family protein, with the protein product MAWEQIVALAAIVLALAAIVVGVLALRRLRAAGDAPGPAPRAENPRADIGPAAFVINPVKVDDPARIEHAARTISAELGMPEPLLYRTTVEDPGVGQARAALDAGASVVVAAGGDGTVRAVATALAGTGTPMGLLPSGTGNLLARNLDLPVDGADALIRTALAGRDVPVDLGWLTPVRLRTPDEEDDDADAPDVLTDREEHLFLVMAGIGFDAAMVAGADDDLKARMGWMAYFLAGVRHLHGRKIRLEMRIGDAEPRQLKLRSLLFANCGRLPGGIVLLPDAEIDDGLLDVAAIDTRGGLIGWASLFGKVVLQGVGVRGQLAASPGRIDFFRGADIEVRMDQAEQVQVDGDLLGEAIGVRTRVQPGGLRVRVRG
- the serS gene encoding serine--tRNA ligase → MIDLKALRENPDVGRASQRSRGEDPELVDRLLDADARHRALLTSFEQQRAEQKELSRAVGKAAPQDRPAVLAHAKSRAEQVKSAEADADRARAELDALLSRMPNIVADGVPPGGEDDYVVLRHEGTPRDFAAEGFTPRDHLELGERLRAIDTERGAKVSGARFFYLTGLGARLELALLNAAIDKALTAGFTPVITPTLVKPEIMAGTGFLGAHAEEVYRIEKDDLYLVGTSEVALAGYHANEIVDLSDGPLRYAGWSACYRREAGSHGKDTRGIIRVHQFHKVEMFSYARLEDAAVEHERLLAWEEELLRLVELPYRVIDTAAGDLGSSAARKFDCEAWLPTQERYLELTSTSNCTSFQARRLGTRERLEDGSTRPVATLNGTLATTRWIVTILENHQNPDGSVRVPAGLQPYLGGLTELRAS
- a CDS encoding HAD family hydrolase — encoded protein: MSAELSGKSADADDAAGRPVFDAAMVTWPAGPDALVALDIDGTLLGHDGSMSVGVRDAVAALREAGTHLVLSTGRSVPAVLPVAEELGLDRGWAVCSNGAVTITLDPESEKGYEFADLVTFDAGPAVRTLLAEQPGVIVAVEDLGRGFKVSAPFPMGELGGEVEVVDLEEMLAEPATRVTLRAPQLMPADFADLVDRVGLHGVAYAVGWTAWLDLTPDGVSKASALEQVRGWAGVAPERTLAAGDGNNDREMLRWAGLGVAMGGADADTVLAADARTGPVEDDGVVPVLRALLRA